From one Felis catus isolate Fca126 chromosome E2, F.catus_Fca126_mat1.0, whole genome shotgun sequence genomic stretch:
- the KLHL36 gene encoding LOW QUALITY PROTEIN: kelch-like protein 36 (The sequence of the model RefSeq protein was modified relative to this genomic sequence to represent the inferred CDS: inserted 1 base in 1 codon): MMEGSRQTRVSRPYKISESSKVYHWADHSTTVLQRLNEQRLRGLFCDIVLVADEQRVPAHRNLLAVCSDYFNSMFTIGMREAFQKEVELVGASYIGLKAVVDFLYGGELALDGGNIDYILETAHLLQIWTAVDFCCEYLEQEVSEDNYLYLQELASIYSLKRLDAFIDGFILSRFGTLSFTPDFLQNVSMQKLCVYLSSSQVQRECEHDLLQAALQWLTQQPEREAHAYQVLENIHFPLIPKNDLLHRVKPAVCSLLPREANCEGFIEEAVRYHNSLAAQPVMQTKRTALRTNEERLLFVGGEVSERCLELSDDTCYLDAKSEQWVKETPLPARRSHHCVAVLGGFIFIAGGSFSRDNGGDAASNLLYRYDPRCKQWIKVASMNQRRVDFYLASIEDMLVAVGGRNENGALSSVETYSPKTDSWSYVAGLPRFTYGHAGAIYKDFVYIXGGHDYQIGPYRKNLLCYDHRTDVWEERRPMTTARGWHSMCSLGDSIYSIGGSDDSIESMERFDVLGVEAYSPQCNQWTRVAPLLHANSESGVAVWQGRIYVLGGYSWESTAFSKTVQVYDRDKDAWSRGTDLPKAIAGVSACVCALKPRLEDKKKKGKGKRHQDRGQRPRPPPPPLGLEGPRAPPPPAGGRRPATTP, encoded by the exons CCACCGCAACCTGCTGGCCGTGTGCAGCGACTACTTCAACTCCATGTTCACCATCGGCATGCGCGAGGCCTTCCAGAAGGAGGTGGAGCTCGTGGGCGCCTCCTACATCGGGCTCAAGGCCGTGGTGGACTTCCTGTACGGCGGGGAGCTGGCGCTGGACGGCGGCAACATCGACTACATCCTGGAGACGGCGCACCTGCTGCAGATCTGGACGGCGGTGGACTTCTGCTGCGAGTACCTGGAGCAGGAGGTGAGCGAGGACAACTACCTGTACCTGCAGGAGCTGGCCTCCATCTACAGCCTCAAGCGGCTCGACGCCTTCATCGACGGCTTCATCCTGAGCCGCTTCGGCACGCTGTCCTTCACGCCCGACTTCCTGCAGAACGTCTCCATGCAGAAGCTGTGCGTCTACCTGAGCAGCAGCCAGGTGCAGCGGGAGTGCGAGCACGACCTGCTGCAGGCCGCCCTGCAGTGGCTGACGCAGCAGCCGGAGCGCGAGGCCCACGCCTACCAGGTGCTGGAGAACATCCACTTCCCGCTCATCCCCAAGAACGACCTGCTGCACCGCGTCAAGCCGGCCGTGTGCTCGCTGCTGCCCCGCGAGGCCAACTGCGAGGGCTTCATCGAGGAGGCGGTGCGCTACCACAACAGCCTGGCGGCCCAGCCGGTCATGCAGACCAAGCGCACGGCGCTCCGCACCAACGAGGAGCGCCTCCTGTTCGTGGGCGGCGAGGTCTCCGAGCGGTGTCTGGAGCTCAGCGATGACACCTGCTACCTGGACGCCAAGAGCGAGCAGTGGGTCAAGGAGACGCCCCTGCCGGCCCGGCGGAGCCACCACTGCGTCGCCGTGCTGGGGGGGTTCATCTTCATTGCCGGCGGCAGCTTTTCCCGGGACAACGGAGGGGATGCGGCGTCCAATCTTCTTTATAGGTATGACCCCCGCTGTAAACAGTGGATCAAG GTGGCCTCCATGAACCAGCGCCGTGTGGACTTCTACCTGGCCTCCATCGAAGACATGCTGGTGGCCGTCGGTGGCCGGAACGAGAACGGAGCTCTTTCTTCAGTGGAGACTTACAGCCCCAAGACCGACTCCTGGTCCTACGTGGCCGGCTTGCCGAG GTTCACCTACGGCCACGCGGGCGCCATCTACAAGGACTTCGTGTACA TCGGGGGGCACGACTACCAGATCGGCCCCTACCGCAAGAACCTGCTGTGCTACGACCACCGGACGGACGTGTGGGAGGAGCGGCGGCCCATGACCACGGCGCGCGGCTGGCACAGCATGTGCAGCCTGGGCGACAGCATCTACTCCATCGGCGGCAGCGACGACAGCATCGAGTCCATGGAGCGCTTCGACGTGCTGGGCGTGGAGGCCTACAGCCCGCAGTGCAACCAGTGGACCCGCGTGGCGCCCCTGCTGCACGCCAACAGCGAGTCGGGCGTGGCCGTGTGGCAGGGCCGCATCTACGTCCTGGGCGGCTACAGCTGGGAGAGCACGGCCTTCTCCAAGACCGTGCAGGTCTACGACCGCGACAAGGACGCGTGGAGCAGGGGCACCGACCTGCCCAAGGCCATCGCCGGCGTGTCCGCCTGCGTGTGCGCCCTGAAGCCGCGGCTGGAGGACAAGAAGAAGAAGGGCAAGGGCAAGAGGCACCAGGACCGGGGCCAGcgaccccgccccccgcccccccctctgGGCCTCGAGGGGCCCcgggccccgccgccccccgccggAGGCCGTAGACCAGCCACGACCCCGTAG